From the genome of Laspinema palackyanum D2c:
AGATTTTGAAACTAATCCGATCGGCATATTCTTTAAGTTATAGGCCGAATTACCGAGGGTTTAAAAGGGGAAAATTAGCGCCGCTTGAACCCGCAGCGGTTGAGGGAGGGTGAGGAGACCCCAAAACCTGCGGTCTGGAGCACAATGGGGAGATTCAGAGGGCGGACTTACCCGGGGCAACACAGTTCGGCCCTAACTGGGTTCTGTACTGCGCATGAGAATGGGGTCTCCAGGGATTGGAAAATGCCGAAACCACAGTGGTGCGTTAACCCCTACCTAGGGATTGTAGTTACGGAAAGGGAAATTCGTTTAAGATGGCTCACAAGGGGCGATCGCGCTGGTCTTCAGTAGGGAAGTGCAACCCGATTCGGGCAAGGGGTATCCATAAAGGAGTTTTTTTAATGAATAACTTTTATGAACAGGATGTTTTATTACTCGAAGTCACCCGCGAGCGATCGATTCGTCGAACCGTGATGGTCCTGGAAACCAAGCGCAAACGCATCCGCGAGGACCTCTTGGAACTAATCCAGAATATGCCCTTGTTAGCCCTACCTGTGGAGTTAACTCGGGACGCGCCGGAAGAATCGCTAGACATCCTACTAGAGGCATTATCGCGGATGGGGGATGAAGCGTTTGCTCGTTGGATTGCCGAAGGGATTCTCGATCGCCAGTCTCAAACTGAAATTCCTGAATCTTAGCGTGCCAAAATCACCGGGCATCCGGCTGAACTGAACCCATCTGCGATCGCCTCGAAACCCGAATCCCCAGGGGCCAGACCTCAAGTTATTCTTGATCCGGGTTCTCCAGTTCCAGTTTCGGTAATTCCTGTAATTCTTGCAATTCCTGCAACTCCGTCACTTCCAGGGGTTCCACCTCAACTTCTAGGGGTTTACCCAGTTTCTCCAACTCTGGCAAGGCTAACAGTTCAGGCTCTTTCTCCTCAATGACAACCGGCATTTGCAGAGGTTGGGCCGTCTCAACAAAACAACTCGCCAGGGGCAGAGACCGCTCCAAATCATCCAGGGGCCTGGGAATTACCATCACCGAGGTCAGTTCTCCAATCCGTTCGGCTTCAAACATCCCCGCTTCCACTGCGACGACCACATTCGCCACAGTGCCTCGGATAATCACCGTGCATAAGCCGTCGCCAATCTTTTCATAGCCGGTTAAATCCACATCAGCGGACTTGAGCATAGCATCTGCTGCACCCACCAAAGCCGGAAATCCTCGGGTTTCCACCAGTCCGATCGCTTGATTGGTTGGACGTCCGTGATTGCCTTCGGCCAAATCCCTCAACCGCGCACCGATGGGGAGGATAGCTTCCAAATTTGCCAAGGGACGCGGGATAACCAGCTTAGAAACCTCTTGACCAAACTTTTCGGCAGTTTCAGCACCCGCTTCTACAGCCAAGCGCACATCTGCCGTTTTGCCCCGGACCACTGCCGTACAGTGACCGCCTCCGATTTTTTCAAATCCAACTAAAATCACCCCAGCGGATTTGAGCATCATATCGGCACAGCCGACGATCGCCGGGAAACTTTGGGTCGATACTAAACCCAAAGCTAAATCCTGAAGGTCGTGACTGCGCGTTTTTTGCTCGCGCTTTACCAGTCCTACATCGCGTCTTTCCATCTTGCCTCTCCCTCAAACATGACCGAGGTCCCACATTAGCTGAGGGTATCGGTTCTCAATTTCTTCACCTGATCTCAAACGTAACATTTAAAATTTAATAGGGACTAAATCTAATCCTCTGGGATAGGTTGGATGGGGTGTTGTTTATGGGGAAACAAGGTTTGCATCAATTGGTTGAGGTGTGCTTGTCCATAGACATAAGCGGGAGAGGATGGAACAACGGCCTGATCTGGGGGTGTCGCCGCAGGTTCTGGGCCATTGCCATTGCCATTGCTGCTGATGGGTTGCGATCGCTCCGGAGTCGGACT
Proteins encoded in this window:
- a CDS encoding carbon dioxide-concentrating mechanism protein, producing the protein MERRDVGLVKREQKTRSHDLQDLALGLVSTQSFPAIVGCADMMLKSAGVILVGFEKIGGGHCTAVVRGKTADVRLAVEAGAETAEKFGQEVSKLVIPRPLANLEAILPIGARLRDLAEGNHGRPTNQAIGLVETRGFPALVGAADAMLKSADVDLTGYEKIGDGLCTVIIRGTVANVVVAVEAGMFEAERIGELTSVMVIPRPLDDLERSLPLASCFVETAQPLQMPVVIEEKEPELLALPELEKLGKPLEVEVEPLEVTELQELQELQELPKLELENPDQE